The Deinococcus sonorensis KR-87 genome includes a window with the following:
- a CDS encoding efflux RND transporter permease subunit, with protein sequence MKTVRELQRELFGRINPVVGFSVSRYVLAIGLFVGVVIFGLLSTRSLGVDLLPGITIPVVSVNTSYSGASPASVDKQVTQVIESALSQVTGVSGISSTSSTGSSRVTLNFETGVDQNSAVNQVASLVASAARRLPDGAGTPSVQSFNPNASAILEFGVSGGAASLNDVYDYAENVLTPALQRVDGVANVTLSGGSQRQVQVLLNPNQLSVYGLSPSDVSNVINSSNVNSALGTITTDNTSLTYTTNSQLTSIQDIQNVVVDAARGVHVSDLGTVQDSSTTDSYTRVNGRSVVLVSIQQSNGSNAVAVVDNVKQLIKATRLPSGYTVTFSNDTTTPIRDAIAATTHELWVTALVVAVVTLLFLGRLNTAFTVILAIPISLAAAPILYNLMGFTFNQVSLLALIVAIGIVVDDSIVVAENVERYRQLGYERVEAVLRGASEVFSAVAAASLSLLAVLIPVSFLSGIVGEYVRQFALGLSAAVLLSWLEALLFLTVRMAYTPDTRQLSWRDVPGALTRAPQLIGWGLRSVRQWWFWVLALVAGAAVWLTTHRPVLLLGLLLLPLALGVLAYLWGAVLSVLEALTTTLSGLTARVVTVVRDAYARSLDRALQYSPLILVGAAAFLVATVVVVVPRISFTFTPSTDAGTLRASLRLPSGLSLATTNQLVARMENYFLNQPDVQTVQATVRTGSSGSNSNLNVTLKPLSERPSINELTPRYQAALRTLFTDQDNVRANIFSGGGFRGQGTQQTLTLISTNFDLLKTRSDQAVTVLEANSNVLSASSGLDNSTTENRFVPNPNLLAGTGLTSSSVASLLNSYATGSNAGDIELGGVTYPIQVQLDPRSLSSESALLSLPVHSSTLGSTLTVGQLGSITQASTPTSISRDNRVYSLNLTYQPTTDTTLTSTALQAQLVTALTRAGVLDSLVTVGSADRNSAFALGNQLGTIGLQSFGLSLLLVYLVMGAQFNSFRYPLYLLLPVPFAVAGATWFEYLSGSSLDIFGVLGFLLLIGLSAKNAILYLEFVVEKMQELPFRDALIEASRLRFRPIIMTTLTVLVISLPLLLNTGSGSEFGRSLSIVIMGGISVSALMTFYVVPAAFYLFERRRAGRVEAERAGAPRPQPDGFGGMQPHP encoded by the coding sequence GTGAAGACCGTCCGGGAGTTGCAGCGTGAGCTGTTCGGCCGGATCAATCCGGTGGTCGGCTTCTCGGTGTCCAGGTACGTGCTGGCCATCGGCCTCTTCGTGGGCGTGGTGATCTTCGGGCTGCTGTCCACCCGTTCGCTGGGCGTGGATCTGCTGCCCGGCATCACCATTCCGGTGGTGAGCGTGAACACCAGCTACAGCGGCGCCAGCCCGGCCTCGGTGGACAAGCAGGTCACGCAGGTGATCGAGAGCGCCCTGTCGCAGGTGACCGGCGTGAGCGGCATCAGCAGCACCAGCAGCACCGGGAGCAGCCGGGTGACGCTGAATTTCGAGACTGGCGTGGACCAGAACTCGGCAGTCAATCAGGTCGCCTCGCTGGTCGCCAGCGCGGCCCGCCGACTTCCGGACGGGGCCGGCACCCCCAGCGTGCAGAGCTTCAACCCCAACGCCAGCGCCATTCTGGAGTTCGGCGTCTCGGGCGGCGCGGCCAGCCTGAACGACGTCTACGACTATGCCGAGAATGTGCTGACCCCGGCGCTGCAGCGGGTGGACGGGGTGGCCAATGTGACGCTCAGCGGCGGGTCGCAGCGGCAGGTGCAGGTGCTGCTGAACCCCAACCAGCTGAGCGTCTACGGCCTGAGCCCCTCGGACGTCAGCAACGTCATCAACAGCAGCAACGTCAATTCGGCACTCGGCACCATCACCACCGACAACACCTCACTGACCTACACCACCAACAGCCAGCTCACCAGCATCCAGGACATCCAGAACGTGGTGGTGGACGCCGCCCGTGGCGTGCACGTCTCGGACCTGGGCACCGTGCAGGACAGCAGCACCACCGACAGCTACACCCGGGTGAACGGCCGCTCGGTGGTGCTGGTGTCGATTCAGCAATCGAACGGCAGCAACGCTGTGGCGGTGGTGGACAACGTCAAGCAGCTGATCAAGGCGACCCGGCTGCCCAGCGGCTACACGGTGACCTTCAGCAACGACACCACCACCCCGATCCGCGACGCCATTGCCGCCACCACCCATGAGCTGTGGGTCACGGCGCTGGTGGTGGCCGTGGTGACGCTGCTGTTTCTGGGCCGGCTGAACACTGCCTTCACCGTGATCCTGGCGATCCCCATCTCCCTGGCCGCCGCCCCGATCCTCTACAACCTGATGGGCTTCACCTTCAATCAGGTGTCGCTGCTGGCCCTGATCGTGGCCATCGGCATCGTGGTGGACGACAGCATCGTGGTGGCCGAAAACGTGGAACGCTACCGTCAGCTCGGCTACGAGCGCGTGGAAGCGGTGCTGCGCGGGGCGTCGGAGGTGTTCAGCGCGGTGGCGGCGGCCAGCCTGTCGCTGCTGGCGGTGCTGATTCCGGTCAGCTTCCTGAGCGGCATCGTGGGCGAGTACGTGCGCCAGTTCGCGCTGGGCCTGTCGGCGGCGGTGCTGCTCAGCTGGCTGGAGGCGCTGCTGTTTCTCACGGTCCGCATGGCCTACACCCCCGACACCCGGCAGCTCAGCTGGCGCGACGTGCCGGGTGCCCTGACCCGCGCGCCGCAGCTGATCGGCTGGGGGCTACGGTCGGTGCGGCAGTGGTGGTTCTGGGTGCTGGCGCTGGTGGCGGGCGCGGCCGTGTGGCTGACCACCCACCGGCCGGTGCTGCTGCTGGGCCTGCTGCTGCTGCCGCTGGCGCTGGGGGTGCTCGCGTACCTGTGGGGCGCGGTGCTGAGCGTGCTGGAGGCCCTGACCACCACCCTCAGCGGCCTGACGGCCCGCGTGGTGACGGTGGTACGCGACGCCTACGCCCGCAGCCTGGACCGGGCGCTGCAGTACAGCCCGCTGATCCTGGTGGGGGCCGCCGCCTTCCTGGTGGCCACCGTGGTGGTGGTGGTGCCGCGCATCAGCTTCACCTTCACGCCCAGCACCGACGCCGGCACGTTGCGCGCCAGCCTGCGCCTGCCCAGCGGCCTGTCGCTGGCCACCACCAATCAGCTGGTGGCGCGCATGGAGAACTATTTCCTGAACCAGCCGGACGTGCAGACGGTGCAGGCCACCGTTCGCACCGGCAGCAGCGGCAGCAACAGCAACCTGAACGTCACGCTCAAGCCGCTTTCGGAGCGGCCCAGCATCAACGAGCTGACCCCGCGCTATCAGGCGGCCCTGCGGACCCTCTTCACCGACCAGGACAACGTGCGGGCCAACATCTTCAGCGGCGGCGGCTTCCGGGGCCAGGGCACCCAGCAGACCCTGACGCTCATTTCCACCAACTTCGACCTGCTCAAGACCCGCTCGGATCAGGCGGTGACGGTGCTGGAAGCCAACAGCAACGTGCTGAGCGCCAGCAGCGGCCTGGACAACAGCACCACCGAGAACCGCTTCGTGCCGAACCCGAACCTGCTGGCCGGCACCGGCTTGACCAGCAGCAGTGTGGCCAGCCTCCTGAACAGCTACGCCACCGGCAGCAACGCCGGCGATATCGAGCTGGGCGGCGTCACCTACCCGATTCAGGTGCAGCTGGACCCGCGCTCGCTGTCGAGCGAGTCGGCGCTGCTGTCCCTGCCGGTCCACTCCAGCACGCTGGGCAGCACCCTGACGGTGGGCCAGCTGGGCAGCATCACCCAGGCGAGCACCCCCACCAGCATCTCGCGGGACAACCGGGTGTACAGCCTGAACCTCACCTACCAGCCGACCACCGACACCACCCTGACCAGCACGGCGCTGCAGGCGCAGCTGGTCACGGCCCTCACCCGGGCGGGCGTGCTGGACAGCCTGGTCACGGTAGGCAGCGCCGACCGCAACAGCGCCTTCGCGCTGGGCAACCAGCTGGGCACCATCGGGCTGCAGTCGTTCGGGCTGTCGCTGCTGCTGGTGTACCTGGTGATGGGCGCGCAGTTCAACAGCTTCCGCTACCCGCTGTACCTGCTGCTGCCGGTGCCGTTCGCCGTGGCAGGCGCCACCTGGTTCGAGTACCTGTCGGGCAGCAGCCTGGACATCTTCGGGGTGCTGGGCTTCCTGCTGTTGATCGGGCTGTCGGCCAAGAACGCCATCCTGTACCTGGAGTTCGTGGTGGAGAAGATGCAGGAACTGCCGTTCCGCGACGCGCTGATCGAGGCGAGCCGGCTGCGCTTCCGCCCGATCATCATGACCACCCTGACGGTGCTGGTGATCAGCCTGCCGCTGCTGCTCAACACCGGCAGCGGCTCGGAGTTCGGCCGCAGCCTCTCCATCGTGATCATGGGCGGCATCTCGGTGTCGGCGCTGATGACCTTCTATGTGGTCCCGGCCGCCTTCTACCTCTTCGAGCGCCGGCGGGCCGGGCGGGTAGAGGCGGAGCGGGCCGGAGCGCCGAGGCCGCAGCCGGACGGCTTCGGGGGCATGCAGCCACACCCCTGA
- a CDS encoding VOC family protein — protein sequence MDSSPILDLAAITLEVNHLERAVHFYAGRLGLPLQHRDDQRGVATLQVGPQKLRLWQPITRQQNAPRLAPLLARGASHLHYAFQVPMEQLPRCREQLDRLGLEWSEVEMSAEGEPADPALYFFDPFGHGLELRGVRPDDQRQPLLRPAEPGLAGLPIVGLREAALAFGDYAAMKERLPRAYGFAFLKEQPDRNFAQFTLAPQPQPDGQGTPQRWLYAWDPQVGLADMLGGDHALVSFYADVDRVEERVRAAGLPCLRDAQGLAVRDPEGHVFEFLAAPSHPA from the coding sequence ATGGACTCCTCCCCGATTCTCGATCTGGCCGCCATCACGCTGGAGGTCAACCACCTGGAGCGCGCCGTGCACTTCTATGCCGGAAGGCTGGGGCTGCCGCTGCAGCACCGCGACGACCAGCGGGGCGTGGCCACCCTGCAGGTGGGACCGCAGAAGCTGCGGTTGTGGCAGCCGATCACCCGGCAGCAGAACGCGCCCCGGCTGGCCCCGTTGCTGGCCCGTGGGGCCTCGCACCTGCATTACGCCTTCCAGGTACCGATGGAGCAGCTCCCGCGCTGCCGCGAACAGCTTGACCGGCTGGGCCTGGAGTGGAGCGAGGTGGAGATGAGCGCCGAAGGGGAGCCTGCAGACCCCGCGCTGTACTTCTTCGACCCGTTCGGGCATGGACTGGAACTGCGCGGGGTGCGCCCGGACGACCAGCGCCAGCCGTTGCTGCGGCCAGCGGAGCCAGGATTGGCAGGGCTGCCGATCGTGGGGCTGCGTGAGGCGGCGCTGGCCTTCGGGGACTACGCGGCCATGAAGGAGCGCCTGCCGCGCGCCTACGGCTTTGCCTTCCTCAAGGAGCAGCCGGACCGCAACTTCGCGCAGTTCACGCTGGCGCCGCAGCCCCAGCCGGACGGTCAGGGCACCCCGCAGCGCTGGCTGTACGCCTGGGATCCACAGGTGGGGCTGGCCGACATGCTGGGCGGCGACCACGCCCTCGTCAGCTTCTACGCCGACGTGGACCGGGTGGAGGAACGGGTACGGGCCGCCGGGCTGCCCTGCCTGCGCGACGCCCAGGGGCTGGCGGTCCGCGATCCGGAAGGCCATGTCTTCGAATTCCTGGCCGCGCCCTCTCATCCGGCGTGA
- a CDS encoding TVP38/TMEM64 family protein, giving the protein MTAHARRARPSPTVWVWVALLVLLAVLAALPGVRQFAADGFSALSSDDPLVRRAWVQQFGAWGPAALILGMLVQAVIPLLPATADVMIASLAYGPYIGFAIVYTGTLLGAVLGYAVGRWAGSRLVRRLTGQRLAQQAERFARERGWQAVLLVRLMPALKAEVMNLVAGAVSVPFWPFLLASALGALPATALVVWLAATPKRLLWGVLLFSLGTLLVALVRWWLGRRAARQADVT; this is encoded by the coding sequence ATGACCGCGCACGCCCGCCGCGCAAGGCCCTCGCCCACCGTGTGGGTCTGGGTGGCGTTGCTGGTGCTGCTGGCCGTGCTGGCGGCCCTGCCGGGCGTGCGGCAGTTCGCGGCCGACGGCTTCTCGGCGCTGAGCAGCGACGACCCGCTGGTGCGGCGCGCCTGGGTGCAGCAGTTCGGGGCCTGGGGTCCGGCCGCGCTGATCCTGGGCATGCTGGTCCAGGCGGTGATTCCGCTGCTGCCCGCCACCGCCGACGTGATGATCGCCTCGCTGGCCTACGGGCCGTACATAGGTTTTGCCATCGTATACACCGGCACGCTGCTGGGCGCGGTGCTCGGCTACGCGGTGGGCCGCTGGGCCGGTAGCCGGCTGGTGCGGCGGCTGACCGGGCAGCGGCTGGCACAGCAGGCCGAGCGGTTCGCCCGCGAGCGCGGCTGGCAGGCGGTGCTGCTGGTGCGCCTGATGCCGGCGCTGAAGGCCGAGGTGATGAACCTGGTGGCGGGCGCGGTGAGCGTGCCGTTCTGGCCCTTCCTGCTGGCCTCGGCGCTGGGGGCGTTGCCGGCCACCGCGCTGGTGGTGTGGCTGGCCGCCACCCCGAAGCGGCTGCTGTGGGGGGTCCTGCTGTTCAGCCTCGGCACGCTGCTGGTGGCGTTGGTGCGCTGGTGGCTCGGGCGGCGTGCGGCCCGTCAGGCTGACGTCACCTGA
- a CDS encoding 3-deoxy-7-phosphoheptulonate synthase: MTSTTLPHTENLNVTGFQPLVTPRTLKAELPTCEPAQRTVQASRQAVQGILRGTDPRLLVIIGPCSIHDEEQAIEYAGRLLTLRERYRDRMELVMRVYPDKPRTTVGWRGYLNDPDMDGQNDFNRGLRKTRELMLAINRMGMPVGTELLDPFVPQYIDDQLSWGAIGARTTESQTHRAMVSGVSAPVGFKNGTGGSVKLAVDAILSARKPHTFLGITDDGQAAVVSTRGNPDGHIILRGGTSGPNYGQEHVKAAGDMLEAAGLTRALVVDCSHHNSGYVHDRQLDAWHDVIRQRVAGDTSLRGLMVESNLNSGKQAIPTDLSQLQYGVSVTDACVGWDTTEAMLGWAYEQLK, translated from the coding sequence ATGACATCCACCACCCTGCCCCACACCGAGAACCTCAACGTCACTGGCTTTCAGCCGCTGGTCACGCCGCGCACCCTCAAGGCGGAATTGCCCACCTGTGAGCCGGCGCAGCGCACCGTGCAGGCCTCCCGGCAGGCGGTGCAGGGCATCCTGCGCGGCACTGACCCGCGCCTGCTGGTGATCATCGGGCCGTGCAGCATCCACGACGAGGAGCAGGCGATTGAGTATGCGGGCCGGCTGCTGACCCTGCGCGAGCGCTACCGCGACCGGATGGAACTGGTGATGCGGGTGTACCCGGACAAGCCGCGCACCACGGTAGGCTGGCGCGGCTACCTCAACGACCCGGACATGGACGGGCAGAACGACTTCAACCGCGGCCTGCGCAAGACCCGCGAGCTGATGCTGGCCATCAACAGAATGGGCATGCCGGTGGGCACCGAGCTGCTGGACCCGTTCGTGCCGCAGTACATCGACGATCAGCTGAGCTGGGGCGCCATCGGCGCGCGCACCACCGAGTCGCAGACGCACCGCGCGATGGTGAGCGGCGTGTCGGCCCCGGTGGGCTTCAAGAACGGCACCGGCGGCAGTGTGAAGCTGGCCGTGGACGCGATCCTCTCGGCCCGCAAGCCGCACACCTTCCTGGGCATCACCGACGACGGGCAGGCCGCCGTGGTCAGCACCCGTGGCAACCCGGATGGCCACATCATCCTGCGCGGCGGCACCAGCGGCCCCAACTACGGCCAGGAGCATGTCAAGGCGGCCGGCGACATGCTGGAGGCGGCCGGGCTGACCCGCGCGCTGGTGGTGGACTGCAGCCACCACAACAGCGGCTATGTCCACGACCGGCAGCTGGACGCCTGGCACGACGTGATCCGGCAGCGGGTGGCCGGCGATACCAGCCTGCGCGGCCTGATGGTCGAGAGCAACCTGAACTCGGGCAAGCAGGCCATTCCCACCGACCTGTCGCAGCTCCAGTACGGCGTGAGCGTCACGGACGCCTGCGTGGGTTGGGACACCACCGAGGCGATGCTCGGCTGGGCGTACGAGCAGCTGAAGTAA
- a CDS encoding urease subunit gamma produces the protein MQLTERKHDQLLIFTATELARQRRTRGLHPKYPEAATTTVRPACLRGRRGERLPGCAGPAGQ, from the coding sequence CTGCAGCTGACCGAGCGCAAACATGACCAACTACTGATCTTCACCGCCACCGAGCTGGCCCGGCAACGGCGGACGCGGGGGCTGCACCCGAAATACCCGGAAGCGGCCACGACGACAGTGCGTCCGGCATGCTTGAGGGGACGGCGAGGTGAGCGCCTTCCCGGCTGTGCCGGGCCGGCCGGTCAATAG
- the uvsE gene encoding UV DNA damage repair endonuclease UvsE encodes MTTSPQLGLVCITVGPEVRFRTITLTRYRQFPEPERAAVLEALYRDNIARMAAAADYCAAHDIRLYRMSAALFPMSDLPDDDTGLRVLEALAPELLAAGQRFNEAGVRVLIHPDQFIVLSSERDEVVERGVYALKVHGRVMDLLGLERSSWNGLILHGGKGGRAEALTHTIQTLPPEVRSRLLLENDERAYGPEDLLPVCEATGVPLVFDAHHHVVRARLTSLDDPEVRDWVLRARATWTPPEWQVVHLSNGIEGPQDRRHSHLISTFPEAYQDVPWIEVEAKGKEEAIAALRAGTAEGPVRATL; translated from the coding sequence ATGACCACTTCACCTCAGCTCGGCCTGGTGTGCATCACGGTGGGGCCGGAGGTGCGCTTCCGCACCATCACGCTCACCCGCTATCGCCAGTTCCCGGAACCGGAGCGGGCAGCGGTGCTGGAGGCGCTGTACCGCGACAACATTGCCCGGATGGCCGCTGCCGCCGACTACTGTGCGGCGCACGACATCCGGCTGTACCGGATGTCGGCGGCGCTGTTCCCGATGAGCGACCTGCCGGACGACGACACTGGCCTGCGGGTGCTGGAGGCCCTGGCCCCGGAGCTGCTGGCCGCGGGACAGCGGTTCAATGAGGCGGGCGTGCGGGTGCTGATCCACCCGGACCAGTTCATCGTGCTGAGCAGTGAGCGGGACGAAGTGGTGGAGCGCGGCGTGTATGCGTTGAAGGTGCACGGCCGGGTGATGGACCTGCTGGGCCTGGAGCGCAGCAGCTGGAATGGCCTGATCCTGCATGGCGGCAAAGGGGGCCGTGCCGAAGCCCTTACGCACACCATCCAGACGCTGCCGCCAGAAGTGCGCTCGCGGCTGCTGCTGGAGAACGACGAACGGGCCTATGGCCCGGAAGACCTGCTGCCGGTGTGCGAGGCGACCGGCGTGCCGCTGGTCTTCGACGCCCATCACCACGTGGTGCGTGCCCGGCTGACGTCGCTCGACGACCCGGAGGTGCGCGACTGGGTGTTGAGGGCGCGAGCCACCTGGACCCCGCCGGAGTGGCAGGTGGTGCACCTGAGCAATGGCATCGAGGGACCGCAGGACCGCCGCCATAGCCACCTGATCAGCACCTTCCCGGAGGCCTACCAGGACGTGCCCTGGATCGAGGTGGAGGCCAAGGGTAAGGAGGAGGCCATCGCGGCGTTGCGCGCCGGAACAGCCGAGGGGCCGGTTCGCGCTACCCTGTAG
- a CDS encoding 3'-5' exonuclease, whose translation MSSTEYVVFDLETTGLSPERDGIVEIGAMRIRDGQVQPTEIYQTLVRPTDAQGQPLSIPWYTQRVHGISDQMVRHAPTVEQVLPDFLDFVGDAAVVAHNVAFDSGFIRTAARRHGLIWQPARELCTVQLSRAAFPREKGHKLDLLAQRLGLEFEAGGRHRSLGDVRVTAEAFVQLMQRLELTRSR comes from the coding sequence GTGAGCAGCACCGAATACGTCGTCTTTGATCTGGAAACCACCGGCCTGAGCCCCGAGCGCGACGGCATCGTGGAGATCGGGGCCATGCGGATCCGGGACGGGCAGGTGCAGCCGACCGAGATCTATCAGACGCTGGTGCGCCCCACCGACGCGCAGGGCCAGCCGCTCTCGATTCCCTGGTACACCCAGCGCGTCCACGGCATCAGCGACCAGATGGTTCGGCACGCCCCCACTGTGGAGCAGGTGCTGCCTGACTTCCTGGACTTTGTGGGCGACGCAGCCGTTGTGGCGCACAATGTGGCCTTCGACAGCGGGTTTATCCGCACGGCCGCACGACGGCACGGTCTGATCTGGCAACCGGCTCGAGAGCTGTGTACCGTACAGCTCTCGAGAGCAGCTTTTCCCCGGGAAAAGGGCCACAAGCTTGACCTGCTGGCCCAGCGCCTGGGCCTGGAATTCGAGGCGGGCGGACGGCACCGCAGCCTGGGTGACGTGCGGGTCACGGCTGAGGCATTCGTCCAGCTGATGCAGCGGCTGGAGCTGACCCGCAGCCGCTAG
- a CDS encoding DUF1802 family protein produces the protein MEPTSALKEWDAQCQALANGSSALLLRKGGIMETHEGFEVEHRAFLLYPTFLHQNPAELRLPFQPLLRPDPAPGLIHFATSAEVVQVWRIEDLDVALSLEPFQALNVQAIERRFHYRNRPWLHALLLRTSPLATPVSVPETPEMLGCVSWVPLFQPAGPTLAPVCSEAQLQELELQLQARLGPGLNRLPTT, from the coding sequence ATGGAACCGACCTCTGCACTAAAAGAATGGGACGCGCAGTGTCAGGCACTGGCCAACGGTAGCTCTGCTCTGCTGCTCCGTAAGGGCGGCATCATGGAAACGCACGAGGGCTTCGAGGTGGAGCACCGTGCGTTTCTGCTGTATCCCACCTTCCTGCACCAGAATCCGGCAGAACTGCGGCTGCCCTTCCAACCGCTGTTGCGCCCGGACCCCGCGCCGGGCCTCATCCACTTCGCCACCTCTGCCGAGGTTGTTCAGGTTTGGCGCATTGAGGACCTAGACGTCGCGCTGTCGCTCGAGCCGTTCCAGGCCCTCAATGTTCAGGCCATCGAGCGACGCTTCCATTACCGTAACCGCCCCTGGCTGCACGCGCTACTGTTGCGGACCTCACCCCTCGCCACCCCTGTGAGCGTGCCAGAGACGCCCGAAATGCTTGGCTGCGTCAGCTGGGTTCCTCTATTCCAGCCTGCCGGCCCCACGCTGGCCCCAGTGTGCAGCGAGGCTCAGTTGCAGGAACTTGAACTGCAGCTCCAGGCACGGCTGGGACCAGGATTGAATCGCCTGCCAACTACATGA
- a CDS encoding prepilin-type N-terminal cleavage/methylation domain-containing protein — MRRVQGFTLIELLIAIAIIGILAAALIPNLLNARKVANNRAAQSYLHVAITGAEASRTSGSPIASASAVPCNSSNVLGTTAPFPSSVVDCQVYQTANGTYGYVTASTGTTFQFNGMNMQLSATAGLPTSMP; from the coding sequence ATGCGACGTGTACAGGGCTTTACTCTTATCGAACTCCTGATCGCTATTGCCATTATTGGTATCCTGGCTGCGGCACTAATTCCCAACTTGCTAAACGCCCGCAAAGTCGCCAACAACCGAGCGGCCCAGAGTTATCTCCACGTAGCGATCACCGGGGCAGAGGCCAGCCGCACCAGCGGGAGCCCTATCGCCAGCGCCAGTGCCGTGCCGTGCAACAGCTCCAACGTCCTAGGCACCACCGCACCCTTTCCAAGCAGCGTAGTCGACTGTCAGGTGTATCAGACGGCAAACGGAACCTACGGTTATGTTACGGCCTCGACCGGCACCACCTTCCAGTTCAACGGCATGAACATGCAGCTGTCGGCCACGGCTGGGCTACCTACAAGTATGCCCTGA
- a CDS encoding O-antigen ligase family protein, translating to MIAIRILTVALPFVLSFFLLPTSTKDVVSTLYTPHTVIVIAFALIISVMSFIYEGRNSSLVDLLIKFRPSPIILLALAYTTWILICSYLSPMPGYAFLGSPFFEFGSIAIISCLFIVRIYAKYANVQAMMRMLALITIIMAMITVLEAIGFRPLASLVGSEKTAYPAALIGHRPHLGGWFAALALAPIFFYRKRVPDGWFWSWLTAGLIGLALTTTSTALIGALVGLLMWVGNGIRSRKVLPLLVLLVFLGSIKVLPVVSQTIGHQMGHGTTQFKNLASASTVETRLLLWRSATTATLERPLIGWGDETFAYQVFEHLKPSDAKTLFREELGLNHEYNVIYKGFTYYITNPKADYRRTGSLMYVRAHNIVFDELYSHGALGFLLFISLLITVLWWVMQRGKGNAFFFLIATLPFCIFMLAWFYIPTVAPIFFILIGTMLADLKSSSRFT from the coding sequence ATGATTGCCATCAGAATATTAACCGTTGCGCTTCCTTTTGTTTTAAGTTTTTTTCTCTTGCCTACATCTACGAAGGATGTAGTATCCACGCTCTATACACCGCATACCGTTATTGTGATCGCTTTTGCACTTATTATTTCTGTGATGAGTTTTATTTATGAGGGACGTAACAGCAGTCTAGTCGACCTACTGATAAAGTTTAGGCCGAGCCCGATAATTCTGCTAGCCCTGGCTTACACTACTTGGATTCTGATCTGCTCTTACCTTTCACCAATGCCGGGATACGCTTTTCTAGGCTCACCTTTTTTTGAGTTTGGCTCAATTGCCATAATCAGCTGCCTATTTATAGTCCGCATTTATGCAAAATATGCGAACGTGCAAGCCATGATGAGAATGCTAGCTCTTATAACTATCATTATGGCGATGATTACTGTACTGGAAGCTATAGGCTTTCGGCCTCTAGCCTCTTTAGTTGGCTCTGAGAAAACAGCATATCCGGCCGCCTTGATTGGACACCGCCCACATCTGGGTGGTTGGTTTGCAGCTCTCGCCTTGGCTCCGATTTTCTTTTACCGCAAGCGAGTTCCAGATGGCTGGTTTTGGAGTTGGCTGACCGCAGGTCTGATAGGATTGGCTCTTACTACTACATCCACAGCGTTGATTGGCGCACTCGTTGGTCTACTGATGTGGGTGGGTAATGGTATCCGATCTAGAAAAGTGTTGCCACTTTTGGTTCTGCTGGTATTTCTAGGAAGCATCAAGGTGTTGCCAGTGGTATCTCAGACCATAGGCCATCAGATGGGCCATGGAACCACACAGTTTAAAAACTTGGCCTCAGCCAGTACCGTTGAGACCCGCTTGCTTCTCTGGCGTTCGGCCACGACAGCAACGTTGGAACGTCCACTTATAGGATGGGGGGATGAGACGTTTGCCTATCAAGTTTTTGAACACCTAAAACCAAGTGACGCCAAAACACTTTTTAGGGAAGAACTTGGGTTAAATCATGAATATAATGTGATTTATAAGGGTTTTACATATTACATCACTAATCCTAAAGCAGATTATCGGCGTACCGGGTCTTTAATGTATGTTCGAGCACATAATATAGTATTTGACGAACTGTATTCACATGGAGCCCTTGGTTTTTTACTTTTTATTTCACTTCTTATTACTGTTTTATGGTGGGTAATGCAACGAGGGAAAGGGAACGCCTTCTTCTTCCTCATTGCCACTTTGCCATTCTGTATATTTATGCTGGCTTGGTTCTACATTCCTACCGTTGCGCCTATCTTCTTCATTCTGATCGGTACTATGCTGGCCGATTTGAAGTCGTCGTCTCGCTTCACTTAA
- a CDS encoding type II secretion system protein → MKNAKRTQGFTLIELLIVIAIIGILAAVLIPNLLNARKSANNTAAQSYLRNAVTAAESARSNGISITSSTICTNPSLLGGNYPSSVTACYINQSANGTVGYVTSSNSQSYQFDGSTVVSSSTAALPTLP, encoded by the coding sequence ATGAAGAACGCCAAGCGTACCCAGGGCTTTACCCTCATCGAGCTGCTCATCGTGATCGCCATCATCGGCATTCTGGCCGCCGTGCTGATCCCGAACCTGCTGAACGCCCGCAAGTCGGCGAACAACACCGCTGCTCAGAGCTACCTGCGTAACGCTGTGACCGCCGCCGAGTCCGCCCGCTCCAACGGCATCTCGATCACCAGCTCCACCATCTGCACCAACCCGAGCCTGCTGGGAGGCAACTACCCCAGCAGCGTCACTGCCTGCTATATCAACCAGAGCGCCAACGGCACCGTCGGCTACGTGACCAGCAGCAACAGCCAGAGCTACCAGTTCGACGGCAGCACTGTGGTCTCCTCCAGCACCGCCGCTCTCCCCACCCTGCCCTGA